A genomic region of Sander vitreus isolate 19-12246 chromosome 11, sanVit1, whole genome shotgun sequence contains the following coding sequences:
- the tyw5 gene encoding tRNA wybutosine-synthesizing protein 5 translates to MELQEKVPVPIFTEVDKDVFLREIYQERRPAVLRGVCLGACLEKWTVEYLGQKGGDREVKIHVSTVPRMDFLHKNFVYKTLPFKEFVKRASEKKHTDFFLCEDESYYLRSLGEDVRKEPADLSKQFPDLAEDFHIPQFFEPDQFFSSVFRISSCGLQLWTHYDVMDNLLAQVTGMKRVALYSPQDALHLYLSGDKSEVLDIDSPDLNQFPDFVKAKRYECVLEPGDLLFIPALWFHNTLALQFGVGVNVFWRHLPAASYDRKDPYGNKDPVAATRALQALERALHTLDELPADYRDFYGRRMIQRIQKRTYCDNVSSTTTQDAALPSS, encoded by the exons ATGGAGCTCCAGGAAAAAGTACCCGTGCCGATATTTACAGAAGTAGATAAGGACGTGTTTCTGCGAGAGATTTATCAAGAG CGCAGGCCAGCCGTGCTGAGAGGCGTGTGTCTCGGGGCATGCCTGGAGAAGTGGACCGTCGAGTATCTTGGACAGAAAGGGGGAGACAGGGAAGTGAAGATTCACGTATCCACTGTGCCACGGATGGACTTCCTTCACAAAAACTTTGTTTACAA GACTCTGCCATTCAAGGAATTTGTGAAAAGAgcatctgaaaaaaaacacactgacttCTTCCTGTGTGAG GATGAGAGCTATTATCTTCGATCACTGGGAGAGGACGTACGAAAG GAACCTGCTGATCTGAGCAAACAGTTCCCAGACTTGGCAGAGGATTTTCACATCCCACAGTTCTTTGAACCCGATCAGTTTTTCTCCAGCGTCTTCCGCATCAGCTCCTGTGGTCTGCAGCTGTGGACACACTACGAC GTGATGGATAACCTGCTGGCTCAGGTGACCGGGATGAAGAGAGTGGCTCTCTACAGCCCCCAGGATGCATTGCACCTCTAC CTATCAGGTGATAAATCAGAGGTCCTGGACATCGACTCCCCAGACCTGAATCAGTTTCCTGACTTTGTGAAGGCAAAGAGATACGAGTGTGTGCTGGAGCCTGGAGATCTACTTTTTATCCCAG CCCTGTGGTTCCATAACACCCTGGCACTGCAGTTTGGTGTGGGTGTAAATGTGTTCTGGCGCCATTTGCCGGCTGCCAGCTACGACAGGAAGGACCCGTACGGTAATAAAGACCCTGTGGCTGCCACTCGAGccctgcaggccctggagcgaGCACTGCACACTCTGGATGAGCTCCCGGCAGATTACCGGGACTTTTATGGGCGCCGAATGATACAGCGCATTCAAAAGCGGACGTATTGTGACAATGTGTCGAGCACAACTACACAGGACGCCGCATTACCCAGcagttag
- the maip1 gene encoding m-AAA protease-interacting protein 1, mitochondrial, translated as MALPMLRGCHRFPSTFSCIRLFLNESIILNRSGKTRLPSSPPAAVTAAVRPYSSERDGQNRNQNRNQNRKVVVVGIPNPFIWLRTRIYYFLIRAYFDKEFNIQEFTEGAKQAFSHVSRLLSQCQFEALEGLVAKDLIGKLEEKCNLLPSSHKKALSADPDEIMYTTPGDVGIFYDDNGRKFVSILMRFWYLTSARLPNEAMEGTRIFQVAIGGEGDPETKRLLTANYEFQREFTKGVPPDWTITRIEHSKLLD; from the exons atggcgcTGCCCATGTTAAGAGGTTGCCACAggtttccatcaacatttaGCTGTATtcgtttatttttaaatgaaagtatcATCCTGAACCGGTCCGGGAAAACGCGGCTACCTTCCTCACCCCCTGCCGCTGTGACAGCAGCGGTCCGCCCTTACAGCTCCGAGCGCGACGGACAGAACCGGAACCAGAACCGGAACCAGAACCGGAAGGTGGTGGTTGTCGGCATCCCGAACCCTTTTATCTGGCTTCGCACCCGAATATACTACTTTCTGATCCGGGCTTACTTTGACAAAGAGTTCAACATTCAAGAGTTCACGGAGGGAGCGAAGCAG GCCTTCTCCCATGTCTCCAGActgttgtcacagtgtcagTTTGAAGCTTTGGAAGGGCTCGTGGCTAAAGAC TTGATTGGAAAGCTTGAGGAGAAGTGCAACCTGCTGCCGTCGAGCCACAAGAAAGCTCTCTCTGCAGACCCTGATGAGATCATGTACACCACACCTGGAGACGTAGGGATCTTCTATGATGATAACG GGAGAAAATTTGTCAGTATTCTGATGCGTTTCTGGTATCTGACAAGTGCACGCCTTCCAAACGAAGCCATGGAGGGAACCCGTATCTTCCAGGTGGCCATTGGTGGAGAGGGCGATCCAGAAACTAAGAGACTCCTAACTGCAAACTATGA ATTCCAAAGGGAGTTCACTAAGGGAGTGCCTCCAGACTGGACCATTACGAGGATAGAGCATTCCAAGCTTTTGGATTAA